From the Danio aesculapii chromosome 9, fDanAes4.1, whole genome shotgun sequence genome, one window contains:
- the tfcp2l1 gene encoding transcription factor CP2-like protein 1 isoform X1 codes for MLFWHSHPENYQQHAQNTYMRDALAPFLKHEEEHQAAEIGASPFHYVLCAATSPAVKLHDETLTYLNQGQSYEIRMLNRKLVEYTDVSSKYVKSIVRVVFHDRRLQYTEHQQLEGWRWNRPGDRILDIDIPLSVGIIEPHAHPLQLNTIEFLWDPDKNASVFIQVNCISTEFTPRKHGGEKGVPFRIQIDTFTASAHGEYTEHMCSASCQVKVFKPKGADRKLKTDREKIEKRSPQDKEKYQLSYKTTVLTECSPWPEAPSISSTSNTPSPAYHSAHTSYSFPEENCSPDQQGELLLPICSDHLLPSSSTQDTQQWLHRNRFSSFCRLFSGFSGSDLLKMGREDFIQICGPADGIRLFNAIKGRCIQPRLTVYVSQLQNRIQPHTKAVGDGVYHALYLEDLTVLELTEKIANLYNVPSQQIHGVYRQGPKGIYVLVSDEMVQNFTEETSFTISTVKDERNEGYHVVLK; via the exons AGATGCTCTTGCTCCGTTTCTCAAGCATGAAGAAGAACATCAGGCTGCAGAGATCGGAGCATCTCCTTTTCATTATGTGCTTTGTGCAGCCACTTCTCCAGCTGTGAAACTCCATGATGAAACACTCACATATCTTAATCAAG GTCAGTCCTATGAAATCCGTATGCTTAACAGGAAGCTGGTGGAGTATACAGATGTAAGCAGCAAATATGTAAAG AGCATTGTGCGTGTTGTTTTTCATGACCGACGGCTGCAATACACAGAGCATCAGCAGCTGGAGGGATGGAGGTGGAACCGACCAGGAGACAGAATTCTGGATATAG ATATCCCACTGTCAGTGGGCATAATAGAGCCTCACGCTCACCCACTCCAGCTCAACACCATAGAATTCCTCTGGGATCCTGACAAAAATGCCTCTGTCTTCATTCAG GTAAATTGCATTAGCACAGAGTTCACTCCGAGAAAACACGGTGGAGAGAAAGGTGTCCCTTTTCGGATTCAGATTGACACCTTCACAGCCAGTGCACATGGAGAATACACTGAACACATGTGCTCCGCCAGCTGCCAGGTCAAAGTCTTCAAG CCAAAGGGTGCAGATCGCAAGCTCAAGACTGACAGAGAGAAGATCGAGAAACGGAGTCCTCAAGATAAAGAAAAATACCAACTGTCCTATAAAACAACTGTGTTGACTGAG tGCTCCCCTTGGCCTGAAGCCCCATCTATCAGCAGCACGAGCAACACTCCATCACCTGCTTATCACAGCGCTCACACTTCCTACAGCTTTCCAGAGGA AAACTGCTCTCCAGACCAGCAGGGGGAGCTACTTCTGCCCATCTGCTCTGAT CACCTGTTGCCATCGTCCTCCACACAGGACACGCAGCAGTGGCTTCATCGTAACAGGTTCTCCTCTTTCTGCAGGCTCTTCTCTGGCTTCTCAG GTTCCGATCTGCTAAAAATGGGTCGAGAAGACTTCATTCAGATCTGTGGTCCTGCTGACGGCATTCGTCTTTTCAATGCAATCAAAGGAAG GTGCATCCAGCCGCGTCTCACTGTCTATGTCTCCCAGCTGCAGAACAGGATCCAGCCGCACACAAAAGCAGTGGGTGATGGCG tcTACCATGCACTCTACCTAGAGGACCTAACTGTCCTTGAGCTCACTGAGAAGATAGCCAATCTATATAATGTTCCCTCACAGCAAATACATGGTGTATATAGACAAGGGCCGAAGGGGATCTATGTCTTGGTTTCAGATGAG ATGGTGCAGAACTTTACAGAGGAGACGAGCTTCACTATCAGCACTGTAAAAG ATGAAAGGAATGAAGGATATCATGTTGTCCTGAAGTGA
- the tfcp2l1 gene encoding transcription factor CP2-like protein 1 isoform X2: MLFWHSHPENYQQHAQNTYMRDALAPFLKHEEEHQAAEIGASPFHYVLCAATSPAVKLHDETLTYLNQGQSYEIRMLNRKLVEYTDVSSKYVKSIVRVVFHDRRLQYTEHQQLEGWRWNRPGDRILDIDIPLSVGIIEPHAHPLQLNTIEFLWDPDKNASVFIQVNCISTEFTPRKHGGEKGVPFRIQIDTFTASAHGEYTEHMCSASCQVKVFKPKGADRKLKTDREKIEKRSPQDKEKYQLSYKTTVLTECSPWPEAPSISSTSNTPSPAYHSAHTSYSFPEENCSPDQQGELLLPICSDHLLPSSSTQDTQQWLHRNRFSSFCRLFSGFSGSDLLKMGREDFIQICGPADGIRLFNAIKGRCIQPRLTVYVSQLQNRIQPHTKAVGDGANTWCI; this comes from the exons AGATGCTCTTGCTCCGTTTCTCAAGCATGAAGAAGAACATCAGGCTGCAGAGATCGGAGCATCTCCTTTTCATTATGTGCTTTGTGCAGCCACTTCTCCAGCTGTGAAACTCCATGATGAAACACTCACATATCTTAATCAAG GTCAGTCCTATGAAATCCGTATGCTTAACAGGAAGCTGGTGGAGTATACAGATGTAAGCAGCAAATATGTAAAG AGCATTGTGCGTGTTGTTTTTCATGACCGACGGCTGCAATACACAGAGCATCAGCAGCTGGAGGGATGGAGGTGGAACCGACCAGGAGACAGAATTCTGGATATAG ATATCCCACTGTCAGTGGGCATAATAGAGCCTCACGCTCACCCACTCCAGCTCAACACCATAGAATTCCTCTGGGATCCTGACAAAAATGCCTCTGTCTTCATTCAG GTAAATTGCATTAGCACAGAGTTCACTCCGAGAAAACACGGTGGAGAGAAAGGTGTCCCTTTTCGGATTCAGATTGACACCTTCACAGCCAGTGCACATGGAGAATACACTGAACACATGTGCTCCGCCAGCTGCCAGGTCAAAGTCTTCAAG CCAAAGGGTGCAGATCGCAAGCTCAAGACTGACAGAGAGAAGATCGAGAAACGGAGTCCTCAAGATAAAGAAAAATACCAACTGTCCTATAAAACAACTGTGTTGACTGAG tGCTCCCCTTGGCCTGAAGCCCCATCTATCAGCAGCACGAGCAACACTCCATCACCTGCTTATCACAGCGCTCACACTTCCTACAGCTTTCCAGAGGA AAACTGCTCTCCAGACCAGCAGGGGGAGCTACTTCTGCCCATCTGCTCTGAT CACCTGTTGCCATCGTCCTCCACACAGGACACGCAGCAGTGGCTTCATCGTAACAGGTTCTCCTCTTTCTGCAGGCTCTTCTCTGGCTTCTCAG GTTCCGATCTGCTAAAAATGGGTCGAGAAGACTTCATTCAGATCTGTGGTCCTGCTGACGGCATTCGTCTTTTCAATGCAATCAAAGGAAG GTGCATCCAGCCGCGTCTCACTGTCTATGTCTCCCAGCTGCAGAACAGGATCCAGCCGCACACAAAAGCAGTGGGTGATGGCG CAAATACATGGTGTATATAG
- the ddx18 gene encoding ATP-dependent RNA helicase DDX18 yields MADMQMKILRKKIQKRSEKNKQRKLLQSQKEEVENSEEVKDVLEESDVASDSAPKVTEELQQSVSDEANETSQKPKKKKKKRKLDATGESTTSSVKKAKKQGVETTQASAGEEEQEEEENAETVKCAENGNNEKEGSAEEDSDEDGPQLPSGLTGAFEDRSFASLSEVVSENTLKGVKEMGFDTMTEIQHKTIRPLLEGRDVLAAAKTGSGKTLAFLIPSIELIYKLKFMPRNGTGVIVLSPTRELAMQTYGVLKELMTHHVHTYGLIMGGSNRSAEAQKLANGVNILVATPGRLLDHLQNTPGFMFKNLQCLIIDEADRILEVGFEEELKQIIKLLPKKRQSMLFSATQTRKVEDLARISLKKEPLYVGVDDNKDTATVEGLEQGYVVCPSEKRFLLLFTFLKKNRKKKLMVFFSSCMSVKFHYELLNYIDLPVMAIHGKQKQTKRTTTFFQFCNADSGILLCTDVAARGLDIPEVDWIVQFDPPDDPKEYIHRVGRTARGINGRGHALLILRPEELGFLRFLKQAKVPLSEFEFSWTKISDIQSQLDKLIEKNYYLHKSAQEAYKSYVRAYDSHSLKQIYNVETLDLPKVAVSFGFKVPPFVDLNVHSSKGVKLHKRGGGGGFGYQKSKNVHKAKIFKHVNKGKGDGRQFSR; encoded by the exons ATGGCGGACATGCAGATGAAGATTCTTCGCAAGAAAATTCAGAAGCGAagcgaaaaaaataaacaacgtAAACTGCTGCAATCTCAGAAAGAAGAAGTAGAAAACAGCGAAG AGGTGAAGGATGTTTTGGAAGAGTCTGATGTGGCCAGTGATTCTGCTCCAAAAGTTACCGAAGAGCTGCAGCAAAGTGTCTCAGATGAGGCGAACGAAACCTCACAGAAacccaagaagaagaaaaagaaacgaAAATTAGATGCTACAGGAGAATCAACAACATCCA GTGTAAAAAAGGCTAAAAAGCAGGGTGTAGAGACAACACAAGCATCTGCAGGAGAGGAAGAACAAGAGGAGGAAGAAAATGCAGAGACTGTGAAGTGTGCAGAGAATGGAAATAATGAAAAAGAGGGATCGGCTGAGGAGGATAGTGATGAAGATGGACCACAACTTCCTTCTGGTCTGACAG GTGCGTTTGAGGACCGGTCATTTGCATCCTTGTCAGAAGTGGTCAGTGAGAACACGCTGAAGGGAGTGAAGGAAATGGGCTTTGACACCATGACTGAAATCCAGCACAAGACCATACGCCCTCTGCTAGAGGGGAG AGACGTGTTGGCAGCAGCTAAAACAGGAAGTGGTAAAACTCTGGCTTTCCTGATTCCCTCAATTGAGCTTATCTACAAACTGAAATTCATGCCTAGAAATG GCACTGGAGTGATCGTTTTGTCTCCTACACGTGAGTTGGCCATGCAGACGTACGGTGTGCTGAAGGAACTGATGACCCATCACGTCCACACATACGGCCTCATCATGGGTGGCAGCAATCGCTCTGCTGAAGCCCAGAAACTCGCTAATGGAGTTAATATCTTGGTAGCAACACCTGGCAGACTTTTGGATCATCTGCAG AACACTCCTGGCTTCATGTTTAAAAACCTTCAGTGTCTGATCATTGATGAGGCTGACAGGATTCTGGAGGTGGGATTTGAAGAAGAACTGAAGCAGATCATCAAACTACTTCCTA AAAAAAGACAGTCCATGTTGTTTTCAGCAACACAGACTCGTAAGGTGGAAGATCTTGCACGAATCTCCCTCAAGAAGGAGCCACTGTATGTGGGAGTGGACGATAATAAAGACACAGCCACTGTTGAAGGGCTAGAACAG GGATATGTTGTGTGTCCTTCGGAGAAGCGTTTCCTGCTGCTGTTTACGTTTCTGAAGAAGAATCGCAAGAAGAAGCTGATGGTGTTTTTCTCATCTTGCATGTCAGTGAAGTTCCACTATGAGTTGCTCAATTACATCGATCTGCCCGTCATGGCTATTCAC GGGAAGCAGAAACAGACAAAGAGAACCACAACATTTTTCCAGTTCTGTAATGCAGATTCTGGCATTCTCCTCTGTACGGATGTGGCTGCCAGAGGTCTGGATATCCCAGAGGTGGACTGGATTGTTCAGTTTGACCCTCCTGATGATCCTAAG GAGTACATCCATCGTGTTGGGCGAACAGCTCGTGGTATTAACGGAAGAGGACATGCACTGCTGATCCTGAGGCCAGAGGAACTCGGCTTTTTACGATTCCTCAAGCAGGCCAAA GTTCCCCTGAGTGAGTTTGAGTTCTCCTGGACAAAAATCTCAGATATTCAATCTCAG TTGGATAAACTGATCGAGAAGAACTACTACCTTCACAAATCAGCTCAGGAGGCCTACAAATCCTACGTCAGAGCTTATGATTCTCATTCCCTCAAGCAGATCTATAATGTAGAGACGCTGGACCTCCCGAAAGTGGCAGTGTCCTTTGGATTTAAAGTGCCACCTTTTGTGGACCTCA ATGTTCACAGCAGTAAAGGAGTGAAGCTACATAAGAGAGGTGGAGGCGGCGGCTTCGGATACCAGAAATCTAAAAACGTCCACAAGGCCAAGATCTTCAAACATGTCAACAAAGGCAAGGGAGACGGCAGACAGTTTTCACGCTGA